The DNA region GGGTTGCTGCGGGAGGACAAGGCGTTGACGAACCGCTTTTTGCGGTCGCACGCTTCGGTGGAATCAATACGCAAGCAGATTGAAGGTCATACGACGATTCGGGAGAAGGTTTCGACCTCCGTCGATCTGCCCTTGTCGAACGAGTGCAAGCGAGTGCTTGCCTATGCGGCTGAAGAAGCCGAGCGGCTTTCGCACAAGCATATCGGGACCGAACATCTGCTGCTGGGGTTGCTGCGCGAGGAGAAGTGCTTTGCGGCCGAAATTCTTACGGAGCGCGGGTTAAGGTTGCCGGCCATCCGCGAGGAGTTGCAGCGGACGACGCAGGAGAAGGCGCCCGCCTCGCAAGGCACAGGCAAGACCCAGCGCGGTGAGCAGAGTATGCTGGCCGAGTTTTCGCGCGACCTGACGCAAAGCGCCATGGATCAACAACTCGATCCTCTGGTTGGGCGTGATGCAGAAGTGGATCGCGTCATCCAGATCCTTTGCCGCCGGACGAAGAACAATCCCGTTCTGATCGGAGAGCCCGGCGTTGGCAAGACCGCTATTGTGGAAGGGCTGGCACAGAAGATCGCCGATGGCGAAGTTCCCAGCTTTTTGGCGGACAAGCGTGTGTTGGCGCTTGATCTTTCCCTGATTGTTGCAGGCACAAAATATCGCGGTCAGTTTGAAGAGCGGCTGAAGACGATCATGAAGGAGTTGATGGAGAACCAGAACTCCATCGTGTTCATCGACGAGCTGCATACACTTGTTGGCGCGGGCTCGGCGGAGGGCTCGCTCGATGCGGCAAACATTCTGAAGCCTGCGTTGAGCCGCGGCGAGATTCAGTGCATCGGCGCGACGACTCCGGCTGAGTATCGCAAGTCGATTGAGAAGGACAGATCTCTGGAACGGCGTTTCCAGGCAGTGAAGGTTCCTCCTCCGAACGAGGAAGATGCCATCAAGATCATCATGGGCATCAAGGACAAGTATGAGAAGTTTCATGCTGTCAGCTATACCGATGACGCGATCACCTTCTCCGTTTCGCACTCAAGCCGCTATATTCCGGATCGCTTCCTGCCGGACAAAGCGATCGACCTGATCGACGAGGCCGGTGCGCGGGTGAAGCTGCGACAGACTTCCCTTCCCGAAGAGTTGACCGAGGTTCAAAAGCGGATCAAGTTCATCGTGCATCGCATGGAAAACGCGATTGCAAATCATGAGTTCGAGAAGGCTCGGTTCTATTCGGACGAAGAGCGCAAAGAGCGGGAGAACCTTCGGGCACTGCGTGACAAATACCATCTGGATGATTCCTCGGCGGGCATTGTGACGCGTGAAGATATCGAGGATGTTGTCAGCCGCTGGACCGGCGTTCCCATTACTTCGCTCAAAGAAGAGGAGACGCAACGGCTGTTGCGTGTCGAAGAAGAGCTGCATAAGCGCGTGATCTCGCAGGACAAGGCGATCTCTGCGCTGGCTCGCGCGATTCGGCGGTCTCGAGCTGGCCTCAAAAATCCGGCGCGTCCGATTGGAAGCTTCCTTTTCCTTGGGCCCACGGGCGTCGGCAAGACCGAGATGGCGCGTACGCTCGCTCAGTTCCTGTTCGGCAGTGAGAAGGCGCTCATCCGGTTCGATATGTCGGAGTTCATGGAGAAGCATTCCGTAAGCAAGCTGATCGGTTCGCCTCCGGGATACGTTGGTTACGAAGAGGGCGGCCAGCTTACAGAGCGCGTCAAGCGTAATCCGTACTGTGTTGTGCTGCTCGATGAGATCGAGAAGGCGCACCCGGATGTCTTCAATCTGCTGTTGCAGGTTTTTGAAGATGGGCAGTTGACGGATGGACTCGGCAATACGGTCGACTACAAAAATACGATCATCATCATGACTTCGAACATTGGAGCGAAGCACCTGCAGAAACGGCAGGGGCTTGGCTTCCAGAGCGAGAAAGAAGACATGGTGCTGGACAAGATGGAAGAGTTGGTACGTGGTGAAGTAAAGCGCACGTTCAATCCTGAATTCTTGAACCGATTGGACGAGATCATCATCTTTACGTCGCTCTCGGACGCCGACCTGATGCAGATTCTCGAACTGCTGGTGCAGCAGCTCAATGTGAATCTGGTGCACAAGGCGATCACTATCTCAGTGACGGACGGGGCGAAGAAGTGGATCATCGAAAAGACTGCATCCGACCGCACGTACGGCGCTCGTCCGCTACGCCGCGCGTTACAGAAGTACGTTGAGGATCCGTTGTCGGAAGCTCTTATCGGCGGCGGAATTGCACAGCGTCCTGCGTTCCTTGAGGTCTACATGGAAAATAATGCGCTGTTCTATCGGCCAATAGCGGCAGAGGGTGAAGAGAAGATGGCTGGACTTGCCCTGACTACCGTTTAGTTTCAGAAAGTATGAACGAGAACGCCTCGGCTTTTGCTGAGGCGTTCTCGCTTTAAGCGGAAGATTGTCACTGACACAAGCAGGCCCTTCCGCTTTGCGGAAGGATGACAAGAAAAAGGACTAAGGGTAGAAGGTTATTGGCGGCTCAGCCAACGCATGAGGCCTTGCGCGGGAGCTTCGGGGGACATGAAGCGATCAGGATTCCCCATCAAGGCACCGGCGGCGAGCCTTCCGCTGCGCACGGCACCTTCCATCGTCGAAGGCCACTCCGTTGCGGTCCAATCTCCTGCCAGATAAAGTCCGGGCCACTCAGTAGTTTGATTAGGCCGGAATCGGTCCAGACCGGGAATGACAGAGAAGGTGGCGCGGGCCTCTTTCAGCACTCCACTCTTTACAAGTTTTGCCGTCTTCGCCGCGGGGAAGAACAGCTCCAGCTCCTGAAGCGCAGAGGTGAGTATCTGTTCCCTTCCCATCTCCAACTCGGACCATGAGGCACTGATGACCAACTCCAGATAGCTGCCGCGCTCGGCGGCCCAGCGGCGGATGCGCGATTTGGCGAACATCCACTGAATGCGAGTGTCCAGAAGAACAGCGTGGTCGATGTCGACCACGTCACCGTCATACCAGAGGTGAACTGTAGTGATAGGCGCGGGAATAAATTTGTCGAAGTCTTCGTTCAGCGTCGTGTTGCGGCCGATCGAGGATTTAAGGCCGGCAAGCAGGTTCTTTGTCTGTCTGAAGTCAGTGGCGAGGATGACGGAGGAGGTCGTGTAGACCTCTCCGCCTGCCTTTACCAGCCAGTTCTTCTCCGAGGTTTGTTCGATGCCCTCGACGCCTGACTTGAGGTTGATGGCAACGCCTTTACGGCGGGCAAGCTCGGCGATAGGAGCGAAGAATTCACTGAGCGGGGCCGCGGGAATGCCGAGCCGACCGGCCGGCGCAGAGCGCAAAAAGGATTCATGGAAGACTTTGCCCGCGTACTTCACCGAGCAGCGCTCGAAACCATCATTGAGCGCGCCGACAACGACCGGCTCCCAGAAGTGGCGGATCGCCCGCTGGGTTTGGCCGGTACGACTGAGCCAGGAGGCGAAGCTTTCGGTATCGTTCGCTGGGTAGCCATGCAGGAAGCGGGCGAGACCGGAGGCGATCGCAACCTTGTCGCGCAGTGAGAGCATGGGAGCGCGAAGGAAGCTGATCGCCTGATGCGCCGGCGCAGGGAGGTTGCCGGGACGCAACAAGCTGCGGCGGCCACCGGGTTCGAGAAAGGTCAATTCGTCGTACCAGCGGATGGTGTCGGACATTCCGGCCTGACGGCACAGGTCGAGGATATTGGTGCAGCAGCCAAGAACGACATGCTGCGAGTCGATGGTCTCGGAGAGGGCAGGATGCTCATAGGAATAGGCACGGCCACCGATGTACGGGCGCCGTTCCAGCACCGTTACCGTCGCCCCCGCGTCCGCGAGCGCTACGGCAGCGGCGAGGCCGGCTACGCCTGCGCCTATAACGATCGCGTCCTGGTTGCCAGGGTCGCTCATGACGTCATCCGATTGAGCAATGCCATCGACATGCCTTGCGTGAGAGTCAGCAGCTTCGAGGATGTCGGCACGCTGACACGCTGAGAGAAGACATCGTTGTCGAGCTTTCCTATCCTGACAAGGAGATTGCGGTAGATGGTGACGAGCACCCACAGGGCGGCGCGGCTGTCTTTATCGATCAGAGGAAGGAGTTGGTCTGCGGACTTGTAATAGGCCTCGGCCTTCGCTGCCAGCTGGCGGAGCATGGCTCTGTCTGGTGATTCCACTCCAGCGCCCTGGGCCAGGGCCAGGACTCGTTCAGTGCTGCTGCCGAATTCATGCAGCATATCCTGCGGCAGGTAAACTCGTCCGCGCTCTGCATCTTCCTTCACGTCACGAAGGATGTTCGTCAACTGAAATGCGATGCCTGTCTCTTCGGCCAATTTTTCTGCGCGGGGATCGGTGTAGCCGAAGATACGAATGCAGACGAGTCCAACGACCGAGGCGACGAGATAGCAATAGCGGTAGAGATCGTCGAAGGTGGCGAATGTCTGCACTTCTACGGCGGCTCCAAGATGGGGTTCGAGGTCCATGGTGGTTCCCTGCACCAGCTCTTCAAGCAGCGCATCGGGAATTGCAAATTGCTTTTGCGTGTCGTTGAGGGCAAGGAAGACGGGATCGCCGGACACTCCGCTACGGCGCGCGGCTCGCCATGATTCGACCCAGGCGCTCATCGCCTGACGGCGCTCGGGGAGAGTGAGCGATTCGTCATCGGCGATATCGTCGGCGCGACGCATGAAGGCATAGACCGCACACATGGCGTCGCTCTTGTGCCGCGGCAAAACGCGGAAGGCGTAGTAAAAGTTCTTGGCCTCGCGCTGCGCTATCGTGCGGCAGGCAGCATAGGCTTCGGCAATGGTCACGTCGTAAGCCCCGCCCGCATCTTCGCTATCAACGCTCCAGCCAGCAGGCTCAACTTCTTCACCTTCGAGACGACGGGCCTGCCGCGCAGCACATCAAAGTTTTCCGCAGTGATGCCGTCGAGAATGGCGTCGCCGCCCTTGCGAAAGAGGTCCAGCGTGACTGCCAGTTCCTTATCGACGTGGGAGCTGATGACGCCACCGTCGCGCAGCATGGCGCGGGTACCCACTACAAGGCTTTCGATCATCGCGGCAAACTCGGGCGTAAAGACGCGGCCCTCAATCTGGCCGTCCTCGACGCCAAAGTGCGCCATAGCTTCCGCCGGAATATACCGTCTGCCACGATCGGCGTCCTCGGTCACATCCTGCCAGAAGTTCGCCAATTGCAAAGCGGTGCAGACCTTGTCCGAGAGCAACGCCAGCGACTCTTCCTGGTATCCGCACACCCATAAGACCAGCCGACCGACGGGATTGGCCGAGTAGCGCGAGTATTCGAGCAATTCGTGCCAGGTTTCATACTCGGTCTTGACCTGGTCCATACGGAAGGCGTGGAGCAGGTCGGCAAAGAGTTCGCGAGGGACGCCGCACTCGCGCACGGTCTCGTGCAGCGCCACAAAAACAGGATGCATGGAACGCTGCGGCGTGTCGTAGCACTCGTCGAGCATCGAGCCCCAGGCGTCGAGGAGGCGCGTGGCAATTGCCGGGTCTTCGACCTCATCGCCGAGATCGTCTGCAACGCGGCAATAGGCGTAGATGCTCTCAAAGTGTGGCCTGACCTTGCGGGGGAGAAACCAGGTGGCAACGTGGAAGTTCTCGTAGTGCGATGTGGCTAGCTTGCGACACCAGGCCTGCGCCTCTTCGAGCGTTGGCCGCTCCATCGGAGTGAGGTATTCGTGCGGCGCACCAAGCAGGGCGTGTTCGGATAGAGACATTTCGCTCACTCTGGCACCCCGGCAGGAAAGACGGCGGTCTTGATCTCGCGCGAGCTTCCGCTGCGATTCATCATGCGCGCGAAGACGGCGGGAACTTCTTCCAGACCGACGCGCCCGGTAATGTAATCTGCGCACTTGAAGCGGCGGCTGGTCACCAACTCAAACGCGGTGCGGCAGGTTGCGGGCGTGTGGTGGAAGCTGGCCTTCAACGTGATGTCGCCGTAGTGCAAGCGGTTGGTGTCAAGCTGTACCTTGGTGCCGCTGGGCGGCCCTCCGAAGAAGTTGACGACACCGCCCTTGCGGACCATATCAACTGCCCACTCCCAAGTAGCGGGGATGGCTACCGCCTCGATGACGATATCAGCGCCGCGTCCCTGCGGTGTTAAGGCACGTGCAGCTGCGACTACGTCATCGACCGACGAGATCTGCAGAACGCTGCTCGCGCCGAATAACTTTGCGGCGTCGATCTGGTCCTCCCGCTTGACGACTGCAATGACGTGGACGCCTGCGATCTCGGCGACGTGCATGAACATCAGCCCGATAGGACCGGCACCGATGACGATCATCGTATCGCCTGCCTTAGCTCCACTCTCTTCCAGTCCACGAACGACGCAGGCCAATGGTTCCGTCAAAGCAGCGTGCTCAAACGGGACATCATCGGGGACCAGCAACGTATTCTTTTCCACAATGCGTGCCGGGACACGGATGAATTCGGCATATGCACCGTTGTTGAAGAGGAGGTCTTCACAAAGATTTTGCTGGCCGTGGGTGCAGAAGAAACAAACATCGCAGGGTGCGGAGTTCAACGCGACTACCCGGTCTCCCTTGTGGAACGCGGTAACGCCGGAGCCTACCTCCTCGACGATTCCAGCAAGCTCGTGGCCAAAGCGCATCGGGGGCTTCAGCATTCTGGCGTGATAACCGCGGCGATAGACCTTCAGATCGGTGCCGCAGGTCAGTGCCGCTTTTACGCGAACCAGCAACTCGCCATCGCGCGGACGCGGAACCGCTACCTGCTCCAATCGCAGGTCCTGTTTGCCATACAGCACCGCCGCTGTCATTTCAGCCATGATCCATTCTATTTTCTCATTTTTGGCCGCCGTTCAGGAGTACCGAAAAGAACTTCTCCAATCCGGGCAATAAGATGCAATCTTCATGGAGTCCCTTGCATCTGATACATTGAGCCTGATAACCAGATGCCCTTCGTCTCTCCAGAGGTATTCGCAAAAGAAAAGGTCGCCGCCGTTCAGGACTACGCGCTGCTCTCGTGGCACGCCATCACGAACATATTTTCGCGTCCCCGTTACTGGCCCGACATATTCACCCAGATGGATTCGATTGGCTTTGGATCCCTGCCCATTGTCGTGCTGACAGGCTTCTTTACGGGCTGCGTGCTGGCGTTGCAATCGGCAACGTCGTTGCAGCAGTTTGGCGCGGTAAGTATGACCGGCAATCTGGTCGCACTCTCGATGGTGAAAGAGCTCGGCCCCGTACTGACCGGACTGATGATCTCCGGACGCAACGCTTCGGGAATGGCGTCGGAGCTTGGCTCAATGAAGGTGACTGAGCAGATCGACGCGATGCGGGCTCTGGGAACCGATCCCATCCGCAAACTTGTCACACCGCGGCTTTATGCGACGGTCTTCATGCTGTTTTTTCTCACCATTCTGTCCGATGCGGTGGGTATCGCGGGGGGCGCCCTGGTCAGCGTGGGGCTGCTCGGGCTCAATGGATCGGCCTACTTCCACAACTCCTATCGCGCACTGGTCTTCGCCGATGTCGTCCAGGGGCTCACGAAGCCTTTGTTTTCTGGTTTCATCATCGCTACCGTCGGCTGCTACTTCGGATTGAAGACCAAAGGCGGAACCCAGGGCGTCGGCCGCTCGACGACGCAGGCAGTTGTCGTCTCCTCTGTCTTCATCATTGTCGTCGACTTCCTTGTCAGCCGAGTGATGATCGGCATCTTTGGCCGTTGAGAGCAGACCATGACTGAAGAACTCGCCAGCACTAGCCTTTCATTGAATGAAAGCAGCGCCGATTCGACAGAACCCGTGGTCGTCTACGAGGATGTCTCCATCGGCTTCGACCGAAAGCCCGTTCTAGACAACATCTCTTTCAAGGTGCAGCCCGGCGAAACCCGCATCATTCTTGGACCGGCGGGCTGCGGCAAGTCTGTCCTGATGAAGCTCGCCAATGGGCTCTTGTGTCCCGACTCGGGATCGATACGAGTATTCGGCCAGGAAATTACAACGATGCACGAGAATGACCTGTTCAAACTGCGGTCACGCATCGGTATGGTTTTTCAAGAGTCGGCGCTATTCGACTCTCTCTCGGTTGAAGACAACGTAGCCTACCGACTTCACGAAGATCGAGTTCCTGAAGACGAAGCCCACAAACGGGTGGTCGAAGCGTTGCAGTTCGTCGAGTTGGAGCATGCCATCGCTAAGTTTCCATCGGAGCTTTCGGGCGGAATGCGCCGTCGCGTCTCCATTGCCCGCGCAATTATCTCCAGCCCAGACCTTATTCTTTACGACTCCCCTACGGGCGGCCTCGACCCCATCACGTCGACCACGATCATCGAGCTTGTAGTGAAGCAGCGTGACGTCTCCCACACGACCTCACTTCTGATTACCCATCGCCTGCAAGATGCAATCGTGCTCGCACGAAATCGCTTCAACCTAAAGGCCGGGAAGATGGAGTTGATTTCTGATAACGGAATCGATGACAGCACCAAATTTCTGGTCCTGAATGAAGGAAAAGTAGTCTTCGATGGCGCGACCAAGGCATTGGTCCACACGACCGATCCCTGGCTCAAGGAATACATCTCATGACGGGGTTACCGTTTTCCCTGTTTCCATTCTTCGTATGAGATTCTCGGCACGGTTAGAAAAGATTCCCTGGTCTTTACGTAAGAGCCCAGCCCATTCATCCGGCCGATCGCATGTAATTCCTCGGCTAGCACGTACGGACCGGCGGGATCGACGAATTTATCTTCGACGTAGATGGCAACCACCCTGCCCAAGATAATGCGAGATCTGCCAATTTCCATCGTGGTGTATTCCCTGCACTCCAGCGCGGCGTGGACCTGTTCGATGCGCGGCACCTTCACCACCTGAGAGGGTGCGGTGCTCAATCCCGCCATCTCCAGTTCGTTGAACTCTGCGGGAAAGTCGGTTGCACAGATATTCATCTGGCGAATAAGATCTTCGGTCACGACATTGACGACGAACTCTCCGGTGCGCCGAATGTTTCTTGCGGTATCTTTAGGGACGAAGCCGCCAGTCGGACGGTCAGTGACGCCGATCCCTATAATTGGCGGGTCAGTGCAAAGGTAGTTGTAAGCGCTGAAGGGAGCGGCATTCAGGCCGCCTTCCTCGTTCATGCTGGTCACCCAGGCAATGGGCCGCGGCGCTACCAGTCCGATCAGCAGGTTGTATGTCTGCCGTGCCGTAGCCTCTTCCATATTGATCTTCATTGGCGACTCCCAGTGTTCTTCGACGCCTACCGTATGGGCAATGAGGGGATACATGTCGCCGCCAGCGTCAAGCGCGATCCAAAGTTGTTAAAGGGATCAACTATCTAAGGCTTGCAGCGCTGCCCTGGCCAGCCGCATTTTTTGCGGCCGGATCCGGCGGGAGTGTATAGATCACCTCACCCGGGCGGGTGTAGTGCAGCTCCTCGCGGGCCTGATGCTCGATCGCATTCGGATCGTTCTGGAGTCGGTCGACGTGGCCCTTCATCAGATCATTTTCATGCTGCAGGGTCTGCAATTGCTTCGCCAGTACCTGCGTCTCCTGCCGCTTCTGTTGATAGACCGTCAGGCCATTCTGGCCAAAGATCACATGGTAGGCCATGGCCAACGCGAGCACCGCGGCCGCTCCTGTAGCGACCTTACGCCAGCCGCCTTGAACCCATTCGTACAGGCGCACTACGCCGCTCGACTTTTTTACCGCTGTGACTCTTGTGCCGGAACGAATCATATCTCTTCTATTGTCCAGTACAAATTTCGCACATCGCTCCGTCAAGTGGAAAACTATCTTCGCGTGCGAGTGTACCAAGTTCGTACTGACAGATTGGTCACGGGGCGGGTAGCCCTTTGTAAATTTAAACTGGGAATAGGCGAAGAGATCACATCAGCTGCACGAACCGGATGCAATCTTGGTATTCTTCTTCTGGGTCTTCTGTTTGATGCGAATCCTCTTTGCCATCTCGATTCTCTCTTTTCTCGCTCTCCTATGGGCGGCGATGGCGATCACCCGACGCATCCGCGCCAGCCACAAGCGCGAGAGTTCCTCGACCCCGACTCAGCCGGAGTTCGGGCAATACCTATTCTCCGCGGCGAAAGACGCAAATAGTCCGTCATCTCAGGATCCCTCGGCAAACAGAAGATGGCACGCCAGCCAAAGCCATACCGATTCTTACAACAAGGCAATTTCAGCCAACCGCGGCTAACGCGAAAGGACCTGCCCTATGCAACCTGTTACCTCTTCCCACTCCGGCCTGCTCGAAGGCGCCAAGCCGCTCCACGAGACGCTGCCCGGCCGCATCGCACTGTCCGTGGCCGCTACCCTCTTCGTCGCCGCATGTGCGCATGTATCGATCCCCCTCTTCTTCACCCCGGTACCAATCACTCTCCAGACATTCGCCGTTATCTTGATCGGCATGGTTCTCGGACCGGTTGCAGGATTTTCGACCATGGTTCTCTATCTCGCGGAAGGTGCCATGGGGCTGCCTGTATTCAGTCCCGCTGGCCCCGGCGGTATGGCGCACCTGCTCGGACCCGACGCCGGCTTTCTCTTTGCCTACCCGCTGGCTGCAGCGGCCGCTGGCTGGATCGTCCGTGCCATGCCTCGCGTTGTGTCCCGCTTCAGCAGCGCGATCCTTGCCGGAATTGGTTCCAGCATCATCACCTTCGCTCTTGGCGCTGGCTGGCTGGCGCACCTTCTGCACCTTGGCAGTACCGCAGTGTGGAGCCTTGCGGTGGCGCCGTTCCTCGCGGGCGAAGCCATCAAAATCACTGCTGCCGCCGGAATCTTCAGTTCGATGCAGAAGTGGCGGCGCTCCTGATCCAGTAACAATGATCCTCTTGACGTCCTGAACCGACACTGACGGGCCGCGTCTCTTATCCCTCTTACTCTCCCAAGGATTACCGAATTATGCCTACCGCCAACACTGCAATTCAAGAGATCAACATCGCACACAGCCCCGACTCTGACGACGCCTTCATGTTCTACGGTCTGGCCACCAACAAGATCCGCGTCCCCGGCTTCAAGTTCAACCACACTCTCACCGACATCGAAACCCTGAACCACCGCGCCATCAACGAAGCCTTCTATGATGTCACCGCGATCTCCTTCCACGCCTATCCTTATCTGCAGGACAAGTACACGCTGATGGCGTGTGGCGGCAGCGTCGGCGAGGGCTATGGCCCGATGATCGTCGCCCCCCGCAAGCTCACGCTCGACGAGGTAAAGAAGACGCGCATCGCTATCCCGGGCACGCTCACTACGGCTTATCTCGCTCTGAGGCTCTTCGCGCCGGACATCGAGACTACCGTAGTTCCGTTCGACAAGATCATTCCCGCTGTGGTCTCTGGCGAGTTCGATGCCGGACTGATCATCCACGAGGGCCAGTTGACCTACGCCAATGACGGGCTTGTAAAGCTCCTTGACCTTGGTCAGTGGTGGCGCGAGGAGACCGGCCTTCCCCTCCCTCTTGGGGGTAATGCTATCCGCCGCTCGTTCAGCCCGCAGACCCTGCTTACCACCACCAACGCCCTGCGTGACAGCATCCAGCACGCTCTCGACCACCGCGAAGAGGCACTGGCCTACGCCATGCAGTTTGCCCGCGATCTCGACCCGAGTCTCGCCAACCGCTTCGTCGGAATGTACGTCAACGAACGCACCTTGAATTATGGCGAGGATGGTAAAGAAGCCATTCGCAAGCTGCTCGACATGGGCTTCGACCGCGGCATTATTCCCATTCGCGCCAACGTAGATTTTGTCGGCTAGCCAGCAGCTTGCAGGATGATTCCATCCTGCAAGCTGTGTTATCTTAACTAAGTCGATTGATCGCGGCAGACTGGCTTCAAGGTGTGCCTCTCAATCACTTCCCCCTCATGCAATTGAGGTCAAAATGGACGCGTAGCTCAGTTGGTAGAGCATTCGACTCTTAATCGACTGGTCGTAGGTTCGATCCCTACCGCGTCCACCACTTCTTCCAGAAAATCTAATATTTAGATTTATCCTTCAAGTGATGAATCTAGTGACATTAAATTCCAGCTTCATCCCCAAAATAATAATTCTGGACTAAACTAGGCCACAAGGTACGCAGGTTCTTTACCCTGCCTCAATCATGGCTGAGCGAAAGCGGATCTGGCGAATGGTGATCCCAATAGCGCTTCTTGCGTTGTTGATGTGCACTACGCTCGGGATGGTCTGGCATCACCATGCCACCACTTCTCCGGACACCTGCCCGATCTGCCATCTCGGCCATCTTGCTATCGAGCCCTCCGTAGCTAGCGTCCAGGTATACGTTCTGGTCCCCACAGGAATAGAACTTCAGTCTCA from Edaphobacter paludis includes:
- a CDS encoding MqnA/MqnD/SBP family protein → MPTANTAIQEINIAHSPDSDDAFMFYGLATNKIRVPGFKFNHTLTDIETLNHRAINEAFYDVTAISFHAYPYLQDKYTLMACGGSVGEGYGPMIVAPRKLTLDEVKKTRIAIPGTLTTAYLALRLFAPDIETTVVPFDKIIPAVVSGEFDAGLIIHEGQLTYANDGLVKLLDLGQWWREETGLPLPLGGNAIRRSFSPQTLLTTTNALRDSIQHALDHREEALAYAMQFARDLDPSLANRFVGMYVNERTLNYGEDGKEAIRKLLDMGFDRGIIPIRANVDFVG
- a CDS encoding biotin transporter BioY; the encoded protein is MQPVTSSHSGLLEGAKPLHETLPGRIALSVAATLFVAACAHVSIPLFFTPVPITLQTFAVILIGMVLGPVAGFSTMVLYLAEGAMGLPVFSPAGPGGMAHLLGPDAGFLFAYPLAAAAAGWIVRAMPRVVSRFSSAILAGIGSSIITFALGAGWLAHLLHLGSTAVWSLAVAPFLAGEAIKITAAAGIFSSMQKWRRS